From one Gracilinanus agilis isolate LMUSP501 chromosome 5, AgileGrace, whole genome shotgun sequence genomic stretch:
- the SLC25A38 gene encoding mitochondrial glycine transporter isoform X1, which yields MIQKSRTPLLKTQDVGDRVETLMLHPVIKAFLCGSISGTCSTLLFQPLDLLKTRLQIVQTAQPGSKRIGMLSLLFRVVRTESLLGLWKGMSPSIVRCVPGVGIYFGTLYFVKEHFLLGKAPTALQSVMLGIGSRAFAGVCLLPVTVVKTRYESGKYRYQSIYGALKSIYHTEGHRGLFSGMAATLLRDAPFSGIYLMFYNQTKNLVMKDDTDPTLVPFMNFSCGIFAGILASLATQPADVIKTYMQSSPEKFRRIDQTVILILKDYGPFGLFSGCVPRALRRTLMAAMSWTVYEEMMAKMGLKS from the exons ATGATCCAAAAATCCCGGACCCCATTACTCAAGACTCAAGATGTTGGAGACAGAGTGGAAACCCTCATG TTGCATCCGGTGATAAAGGCCTTTCTGTGTGGTTCTATCAGTGGAACCTGCTCCACTCTTCTCTTTCAACCTCTGGATCTGCTTAAAACCAGACTGCAGATCGTCCAAACAGCACAACCTGG GTCCAAGCGCATCGGAATGCTCTCTTTGCTCTTCAGAGTCGTTCGCACAGAGAGTCTGCTGGGACTGTGGAAAGGAATGTCTCCA TCCATCGTCAGATGTGTGCCTGGCGTTGGGATCTACTTCGGGACGCTCTATTTCGTGAAGGAGCACTTTCTCCTGGGGAAGGCCCCGACGGCCTTACAGTCCGTCATGCTGGGCATCGGCTCCCGGGCTTTTGCAGGCGTCTGCTTGTTACCAGTAACTGTGGTCAAGACTCGCTATGAG AGTGGGAAATACCGCTACCAAAGCATTTATGGCGCCCTGAAGAGCATCTACCACACAGAAGGGCACAGGGGCTTGTTCAGCGGCATGGCGGCCACCCTCCTCCGAGACGCCCCCTTTTCTGGGATCTACCTGATGTTTTACAACCAGACCAAAAACCTCGTGATGAAAG ATGACACAGATCCCACCCTCGTTCCGTTCATGAACTTCAGTTGTGGGATCTTTGCTGGCATTCTGGCATCACTGGCCACTCAGCCTGCCGATGTTATCAAAACCTACATGCAGTCGTCACCGGAGAAATTTCGGAGGATTGACCAAACTGTCATTCTCATCCTCAAA gaTTATGGGCCATTCGGATTATTCTCTGGTTGTGTTCCTCGTGCCCTTAGACGAACTCTGATGGCAGCAATGTCATGGACAGTCTATGAAGAGATGATGGCCAAGATGGGTCTAAAGTCCTga
- the SLC25A38 gene encoding mitochondrial glycine transporter isoform X2: MIQKSRTPLLKTQDVGDRVETLMLHPVIKAFLCGSISGTCSTLLFQPLDLLKTRLQIVQTAQPGSKRIGMLSLLFRVVRTESLLGLWKGMSPSIVRCVPGVGIYFGTLYFVKEHFLLGKAPTALQSVMLGIGSRAFAGVCLLPVTVVKTRYESGKYRYQSIYGALKSIYHTEGHRGLFSGMAATLLRDAPFSGIYLMFYNQTKNLVMKGKPLWDPTLVPFMNFSCGIFAGILASLATQPADVIKTYMQSSPEKFRRIDQTVILILKDYGPFGLFSGCVPRALRRTLMAAMSWTVYEEMMAKMGLKS, from the exons ATGATCCAAAAATCCCGGACCCCATTACTCAAGACTCAAGATGTTGGAGACAGAGTGGAAACCCTCATG TTGCATCCGGTGATAAAGGCCTTTCTGTGTGGTTCTATCAGTGGAACCTGCTCCACTCTTCTCTTTCAACCTCTGGATCTGCTTAAAACCAGACTGCAGATCGTCCAAACAGCACAACCTGG GTCCAAGCGCATCGGAATGCTCTCTTTGCTCTTCAGAGTCGTTCGCACAGAGAGTCTGCTGGGACTGTGGAAAGGAATGTCTCCA TCCATCGTCAGATGTGTGCCTGGCGTTGGGATCTACTTCGGGACGCTCTATTTCGTGAAGGAGCACTTTCTCCTGGGGAAGGCCCCGACGGCCTTACAGTCCGTCATGCTGGGCATCGGCTCCCGGGCTTTTGCAGGCGTCTGCTTGTTACCAGTAACTGTGGTCAAGACTCGCTATGAG AGTGGGAAATACCGCTACCAAAGCATTTATGGCGCCCTGAAGAGCATCTACCACACAGAAGGGCACAGGGGCTTGTTCAGCGGCATGGCGGCCACCCTCCTCCGAGACGCCCCCTTTTCTGGGATCTACCTGATGTTTTACAACCAGACCAAAAACCTCGTGATGAAAGGTAAGCCGCTCTGGG ATCCCACCCTCGTTCCGTTCATGAACTTCAGTTGTGGGATCTTTGCTGGCATTCTGGCATCACTGGCCACTCAGCCTGCCGATGTTATCAAAACCTACATGCAGTCGTCACCGGAGAAATTTCGGAGGATTGACCAAACTGTCATTCTCATCCTCAAA gaTTATGGGCCATTCGGATTATTCTCTGGTTGTGTTCCTCGTGCCCTTAGACGAACTCTGATGGCAGCAATGTCATGGACAGTCTATGAAGAGATGATGGCCAAGATGGGTCTAAAGTCCTga
- the SLC25A38 gene encoding mitochondrial glycine transporter isoform X3 gives MIQKSRTPLLKTQDVGDRVETLMLHPVIKAFLCGSISGTCSTLLFQPLDLLKTRLQIVQTAQPGSKRIGMLSLLFRVVRTESLLGLWKGMSPSIVRCVPGVGIYFGTLYFVKEHFLLGKAPTALQSVMLGIGSRAFAGVCLLPVTVVKTRYESGKYRYQSIYGALKSIYHTEGHRGLFSGMAATLLRDAPFSGIYLMFYNQTKNLILHSSYDTDPTLVPFMNFSCGIFAGILASLATQPADVIKTYMQSSPEKFRRIDQTVILILKDYGPFGLFSGCVPRALRRTLMAAMSWTVYEEMMAKMGLKS, from the exons ATGATCCAAAAATCCCGGACCCCATTACTCAAGACTCAAGATGTTGGAGACAGAGTGGAAACCCTCATG TTGCATCCGGTGATAAAGGCCTTTCTGTGTGGTTCTATCAGTGGAACCTGCTCCACTCTTCTCTTTCAACCTCTGGATCTGCTTAAAACCAGACTGCAGATCGTCCAAACAGCACAACCTGG GTCCAAGCGCATCGGAATGCTCTCTTTGCTCTTCAGAGTCGTTCGCACAGAGAGTCTGCTGGGACTGTGGAAAGGAATGTCTCCA TCCATCGTCAGATGTGTGCCTGGCGTTGGGATCTACTTCGGGACGCTCTATTTCGTGAAGGAGCACTTTCTCCTGGGGAAGGCCCCGACGGCCTTACAGTCCGTCATGCTGGGCATCGGCTCCCGGGCTTTTGCAGGCGTCTGCTTGTTACCAGTAACTGTGGTCAAGACTCGCTATGAG AGTGGGAAATACCGCTACCAAAGCATTTATGGCGCCCTGAAGAGCATCTACCACACAGAAGGGCACAGGGGCTTGTTCAGCGGCATGGCGGCCACCCTCCTCCGAGACGCCCCCTTTTCTGGGATCTACCTGATGTTTTACAACCAGACCAAAAACCTC ATTCTCCATTCTTCTT ATGACACAGATCCCACCCTCGTTCCGTTCATGAACTTCAGTTGTGGGATCTTTGCTGGCATTCTGGCATCACTGGCCACTCAGCCTGCCGATGTTATCAAAACCTACATGCAGTCGTCACCGGAGAAATTTCGGAGGATTGACCAAACTGTCATTCTCATCCTCAAA gaTTATGGGCCATTCGGATTATTCTCTGGTTGTGTTCCTCGTGCCCTTAGACGAACTCTGATGGCAGCAATGTCATGGACAGTCTATGAAGAGATGATGGCCAAGATGGGTCTAAAGTCCTga